The Prunus persica cultivar Lovell chromosome G8, Prunus_persica_NCBIv2, whole genome shotgun sequence genome includes a region encoding these proteins:
- the LOC18768233 gene encoding protein DETOXIFICATION 46, chloroplastic, whose protein sequence is MPTPSRLFKLSSFLFLSREEIFLPNFPAKQTEKMQAKTLIAHPPHSCLLQIPTHSSRSKPSLFFSNPSLSFTSRVTHTLRLPKLLFSAPVRRRNGFATGCVSENLDDSAGNRIIEDGEDDASVSGEVVEVKKEELENPSLWNQMKEIAMFTGPATGLWICGPLMSLIDTVVIGQGSSIELAALGPGTVMCDYMSYVFMFLSIATSNMVATSLARQDKNEVQHQISNLLFVGLTCGFLMLLFTRFFGSWALTAFSGSKNVELISAANTYVQIRGLAWPALLVGWVTQSASLGMKDSWGPLKALAVASAINAVGDVLLCSFLGYGIAGAAWATMVSQVVAGYMMIEALNNKGYNGYAISVPSSKELLTVLGLAAPVFVTMMSKVAFYSLLVYFATSMGTNTMAAHQVMIQTFCMCTVWGEPLSQTAQSFMPEFIYGVNRSLAKARMLLKSLVIIGAILGSVLGIIGTCVPWLFPNIFTPDQKIIQEMHKVLIPYFLALAVTPPTHSLEGTLLAGRDLKFISLSMSGCFSLGGLLLLLLSSRGYGLAGCWWALVAFQWTRFFLSLQRLISPDGMLFSEDMSRYKLEKLRAV, encoded by the exons atgcccacccctagtcgTCTCTTCAaactttcttcctttctttttctttcccgggAGGAGATTTTCCTGCCCAATTTTCCCGCAAAGCAAACAGAGAAAATGCAAGCCAAAACCCTGATAGCTCACCCTCCTCACTCCTGTCTCCTCCAAATCCCCACCCACAGCTCTCGTTCCAAACCTTCACTCTTCTTCAGCaatccatctctctctttcacttCACGCGTTACCCACACACTTCGCCTCCCAAAACTACTCTTCTCGGCTCCAGTACGACGTCGTAATGGGTTCGCCACAGGTTGCGTTAGCGAAAACCTCGACGATAGCGCCGGAAATCGTATCATAGAAGATGGGGAAGATGATGCTTCGGTGTCTGGAGAAGTTGTGGAggtgaagaaagaagagtTGGAGAATCCGAGTCTATGGAATCAAATGAAGGAGATTGCAATGTTTACGGGACCCGCCACGGGGCTCTGGATATGTGGCCCACTTATGAGTCTCATAGATACTGTGGTCATTGGTCAGGGAAGCTCTATTGAGCTTGCTGCTTTAG GCCCTGGAACTGTAATGTGTGATTATATGAGCTATGTGTTCATGTTCCTTTCTATTGCAACTTCAAACATGGTTGCCACTTCGCTTGCAAGACAG GATAAAAATGAAGTGCAACATCAGATATCTAATTTGCTCTTTGTTGGATTGACCTGTGGCTTCTTAATGCTTTTATTTACAAGGTTCTTTGGTTCATGGGCACTAACGG CCTTTTCTGGATCAAAGAATGTGGAACTTATTTCTGCAGCAAATACATATGTTCAG ATACGAGGATTGGCATGGCCTGCACTTCTTGTTGGTTGGGTTACTCAGAGTGCAAG TCTTGGCATGAAAGATTCCTGGGGTCCTTTGAAGGCCTTGGCTGTAGCTAGTGCCATAAATGCCGTTGGTGATGTGCTCCTGTGTAGCTTCTTAGGCTATGGTATTGCTGGTGCAGCATGGGCAACAATGGTGTCACAG GTTGTTGCAGGATATATGATGATTGAAGCTCTCAACAATAAAGGATACAATGGCTATGCAATCTCTGTTCCCTCATCCAAGGAACTTCTGACAGTACTTGGGCTTGCTGCTCCAGTATTTGTGACAATGATGTCGAAG GTTGCTTTCTACTCCCTCCTTGTATATTTTGCAACATCTATGGGAACAAATACCATGGCAGCTCATCAG GTCATGATTCAAACATTCTGCATGTGTACGGTGTGGGGTGAACCTCTCTCTCAAACTGCGCAATCATTTATGCCTGAGTTTATATATGGAGTAAATCGTAGTTTGGCAAAG GCTCGAATGCTGCTGAAGTCACTTGTCATTATTGGAGCTATACTTGGTTCGGTATTAGGTATCATTGGAACATGTGTTCCATGGTTGTTTCCCAATATCTTTACACCTGATCAGAAGATCATACAGGAG ATGCATAAGGTGCTGATAccatattttcttgcattagCTGTGACTCCCCCCACTCACAGCCTTGAAGGAACATTGCTG gcTGGACGAGATCTAAAATTTATTAGTCTGTCCATGAGCGGATGCTTCTCTTTAGGTGGACTTCTACTGCTG CTGTTGAGCAGTAGAGGATATGGCTTAGCAGGCTGCTGGTGGGCACTGGTAGCATTCCAATGG ACGCGGTTTTTCCTCTCTCTACAACGCCTGATATCCCCTGACGGCATGCTTTTCTCTGAAGATATGAGCCGCTACAAATTGGAAAAACTCAGAGCTGTGTAA
- the LOC18768769 gene encoding uncharacterized protein LOC18768769, with the protein MAAASAVGAPTCHRLHCLLHRPSPPSSSFSLFLKPLLVSTTTVSTTPFIPRRRIISPSLHSLPSRPLLFCHSSTLTHSPPAPKASLQEAEETQQLEIPEDDDNDNGEEAEIEIENLDNKENAQVGLESSSGFKRDGVKPPSLTLKEKKELASYAHSLGKKLKSQLVGKSGVTASVAASFVENLESNELLKVKIHGTCPGELDDVVKQLEEATGSVIVGQIGRTVILYRPSLTKLKAEEKRQQMRKVFMRRKTYSRPTSVEFQKKGERPRTFGRDSRGRTRV; encoded by the exons ATGGCAGCAGCATCAGCAGTAGGAGCCCCAACCTGTCACCGGCTCCACTGCCTCCTCCACCGCCCATCACCgccatcttcttccttctctcttttcctcaaACCCCTTCTCGTCTCCACCACCACCGTCTCCACGACTCCATTCATCCCACGCCGTAGAATTATCTCTCCTTCCCTTCATTCCCTCCCTTCTCGTCCTCTCCTCTTCTGCCACTCTTCCACTCTCACCCACTCTCCTCCTGCCCCCAAAGCGTCTTTACAAGAAGCAGAAGAAACCCAACAACTTGAAATTCCAGAAGATGATGATAACGATAATGGCGAGGAAGCCGAGATTGAAATTGAGAACTTGGATAATAAGGAAAATGCCCAAGTGGGTTTGGAGTCTTCTTCGGGTTTTAAGAGAGATGGGGTCAAGCCACCAAGCCTTACgctgaaagaaaagaaggaactTGCGTCCTATGCTCACAGCTTGGGGAAGAAGCTGAAGTCCCAGTTGGTGGGAAAGTCCGGTGTTACAGCCAGTGTTGCAGCTTCTTTTGTAGAGAATCTTGAATCCAACGAGCTTCTCAAG GTAAAAATACATGGAACATGCCCGGGAGAGCTAGACGATGTGGTGAAACAATTGGAGGAAGCAACTGGTTCAGTTATTGTTGGTCAAATTGGTAGAACAGTGATTCTATACAGGCCCAGCCTCACCAAGTTGAAAGCAGAGGAGAAAAGGCAGCAGATGCGGAAGGTATTTATGAGACGAAAGACGTATTCGAGACCCACATCGGTGGAATTTcagaaaaaaggagaaagaccAAGAACGTTTGGGCGTGATAGCCGAGGAAGAACTAGGGTCTAA
- the LOC109950865 gene encoding uncharacterized protein LOC109950865 has product MFAEAFNELQVPSHLLDWSITPLVSFSGDVVQPIRSIYLLISIGAAPQRATVTTPFLIVDCLTAYNVILGRSALAQMRVFISTHMLLLKFPTSNGTCTVHGDQLGARSCYDSAVKSTKRQHRSEALAVTKPPALPQAGTERPEDPREEFVTQQAEPVEDLELVTLHDDNPDRQVRIGTSLSQELRSDLVAFLRLNSEVFTWSYNDMPGISPDIISHRLNVNPAVRLVLQKRGAYDPERYEAMRAAVDRLSSIGFIKEVDYPTWLANVVMLVDATAGQALLSFMDAYLGYGQIFMHLDDQAHTSFITDRSLYCYKVMPLGLKNVGATYKCLVNSHFTSLIGNTMEVYVDDMLVKSCTADQHIPNLSAMFTILKQYRTRLNPTKCAFGVASGKFLGFMISQRGIEANPEKIQAILDKTVPKTVKDIQSLTGRVAALTKFISKATDRCAPFFKALKGSKRSITWTAKCNTAFSDILMIYLSILVTTVSSVFIRLRDSAEHSVHYVSKALQDAEVLQKPETSGRLVKWAIELGEFDIHYKPRPATKGQAIADFISKFTEPQASAATQVIIEPNLPSSQDHAASKGTLNLTQPMWTLYVDDSSNAQGYGADLVLISPDKVVLEYALHFKFHTSNNEAEYEALLAGLRLAKEMGAREIQIFSDSQLVVHQVNQDFMAKDASMTAYLQHTQHLLATFDAYLISQVPRSENSHADALARLASALPYPHIVLGPAQHTSPTRLYR; this is encoded by the exons ATGTTTGCTGAAGCTTTCAATGAGCTTCAGGTCCCGTCTCACTTACTCGACTGGAGCATCACACCCCTTGTGAGCTTCTCTGGTGATGTTGTCCAGCCCATTAGAAGCATTTATCTCCTTATATCTATTGGAGCCGCACCCCAGCGGGCGACGGTCACCACCCCCTTCCTCATTGTTGACTGTCTCACAGCTTACAACGTCATCCTTGGGCGCTCCGCTTTAGCCCAAATGAGGGTTTTTATTTCCACACATATGCTACTGCTGAAGTTCCCTACGTCCAATGGCACATGCACGGTGCACGGCGACCAACTTGGAGCCCGAAGCTGCTATGATTCAGCAGTCAAATCCACCAAACGCCAACATCGGAGTGAGGCCCTCGCAGTAACCAAGCCTCCAGCCCTTCCTCAAGCTGGCACTGAACGACCTGAGGACCCCAGGGAGGAGTTTGTCACACAGCAGGCCGAACCTGTTGAGGACCTGGAGCTGGTTACTCTTCATGACGACAACCCGGATCGGCAGGTCCGAATTGGCACCTCCCTCTCACAAGAGCTTCGCTCTGACCTCGTCGCCTTCCTCCGCCTCAACTCTGAAGTCTTCACATGGTCCTACaatgacatgcctggcatatCACCAGACATCATATCCCATAGGCTCAACGTTAATCCTGCCGTTCGACTCGTTCTACAGAAGCGTGGCGCTTATGACCCCGAGCGCTATGAGGCCATGAGGGCGGCGGTAGATAGATTGAGTAGTATCGGATTCATCAAGGAGGTTGACTATCCCACATGGTTGGCTAATGTGGTGATG CTGGTTGACGCCACAGCTGGCCAAGCCCTTCTTAGCTTTATGGATGCTTACTTAGGGTACGGCCAGATCTTCATGCACCTCGATGACCAAGCCCACACCTCCTTCATTACGGATCGTAGCCTATACTGCTATAAGGTGATGCCCCTCGGCCTCAAGAACGTCGGGGCTACTTATAAATGTCTGGTGAACAGCCATTTCACCTCACTGATTGGCAACACCATGGAGGTATACGTTgatgacatgctagtcaagaGTTGCACTGCTGACCAGCATATCCCTAACCTCTCTGCCATGTTCACCATCTTGAAGCAGTATAGAACGAGGCTTAACCCCACAAAATGTGCATTCGGGGTGGCTTCGGGCAAATTCCTTGGCTTTATGATCAGCCAGAGGGGTATTGAAGCCAATCCAGAGAAGATCCAGGCCATCTTAGACAAGACGGTACCTAAGACGGTCAAGGACATTCAAAGCCTTACAGGGCGTGTCGCAGCCCTGACCAAATTTATCTCTAAGGCCACCGACCGCTGCGCCCCATTCTTCAAGGCACTTAAGGGTAGCAAGCGAAGCATTACCTGGACCGCCAAGTGTAACACGGCTTTCAGCGACATTCTCATGATTTATCTCTCCATCTTGGTTACAACAGTTAGCTCTGTGTTCATCCGACTAAGGGATAGCGCGGAGCACTCAGTGCATTATGTTAGCAAAGCATTGCAGGACGCCGAG GTGTTGCAGAAACCTGAAACTTCTGGGAGGTTGGTTAAGTGGGCCATTGAACTTGGTGAGTTTGATATCCACTACAAACCCCGCCCAGCTACGAAAGGCCAAGCCATCGCTGACTTCATATCAAAATTCACGGAACCCCAAGCCTCAGCTGCTACCCAGGTTATAATCGAACCCAATCTCCCTTCGAGCCAGGACCACGCCGCCAGCAAAGGCACTCTAAACCTGACCCAGCCCATGTGGACCTTATATGTGGATGACTCCTCCAATGCCCAAGGATATGGGGCCGACCTCGTTCTCATCTCCCCAGACAAGGTTGTCCTTGAGTACGCCCTCCACTTTAAATTCCACACCTCCAACAATGAGGCCGAATACGAAGCACTCTTAGCTGGCCTTCGGCTAGCCAAAGAAATGGGCGCTAGGGAAATTCAGATATTCAGTGACTCACAGCTCGTCGTCCACCAAGTCAATCAGGACTTTATGGCCAAAGACGCCTCTATGACAGCTTACCTCCAGCATACCCAACACTTGCTTGCAACATTCGACGCTTATCTTATAAGCCAGGTGCCACGCTCTGAGAACAGCCATGCTGATGCATTGGCCAGGTTAGCCTCAGCCTTGCCATATCCACATATAGTTCTTGGACCAGCCCAGCACACAAGCCCTACTCGTCTGTACCGTTGA